One Gordonia sp. SID5947 genomic region harbors:
- a CDS encoding site-specific integrase, whose amino-acid sequence MATIESYSTSSGKRYQVRYRTPDHRQTKKRGFTTKRDAEAFAATVEVEKLRGEYVAPKLGQVTVGELATDWLERKRTDLKPSTYRTTEVSWNRHVKPRWSKVRIADVDLDAVERWIADMGRTVTDADGAVSKKGSGATVVIRAYGVLAAILDSAVKARRIARNPARTPENLPRKRPKPRTYLTHEQVDQLADEAKGHRTLVLLLAYTGLRWGEAIALRVEHLDLLRKRISVVENAVQIDQRVIVGTPKSHEARSVPVPGFLVVELAQLCQGKAREDLVFDNGRGGYLRRPVSWSGWFAGAVDRSGVPRVTIHDLRHTAASLAVSAGVNIKALQRMLGHASAAMTLDTYADLFDEDLDAVALALDAARSASSVPKVCPDEVQGERGQA is encoded by the coding sequence GTGGCGACGATTGAGTCCTACTCGACGAGTTCAGGCAAGCGGTACCAAGTCCGTTACCGCACACCGGATCACAGGCAGACCAAGAAACGCGGCTTCACCACGAAGCGCGACGCGGAGGCCTTTGCGGCGACCGTCGAGGTAGAGAAGCTGCGCGGCGAATACGTCGCGCCGAAGCTGGGACAGGTCACCGTCGGCGAACTCGCGACCGACTGGCTGGAGCGGAAGCGGACAGACCTCAAGCCATCGACATACCGCACGACCGAGGTGTCGTGGAACCGGCACGTGAAACCCCGATGGAGCAAGGTGCGCATCGCCGACGTCGACCTCGACGCGGTCGAGCGGTGGATAGCCGACATGGGCCGCACAGTGACCGATGCGGACGGAGCAGTCTCGAAGAAGGGATCAGGGGCGACCGTCGTCATCCGGGCGTACGGCGTGCTGGCGGCGATCCTCGACTCGGCAGTCAAGGCCCGTCGGATCGCACGCAACCCGGCGCGGACCCCCGAGAACCTCCCACGGAAGCGACCGAAGCCGCGGACCTACCTCACTCACGAACAGGTCGACCAGCTCGCCGACGAGGCGAAGGGCCACCGGACGCTCGTGCTGCTCCTGGCCTACACCGGTCTCCGCTGGGGTGAGGCGATCGCGCTGCGTGTCGAGCACCTCGACCTATTGCGGAAGCGGATCAGCGTCGTCGAGAACGCCGTGCAGATTGACCAGCGCGTCATCGTCGGGACACCGAAGAGTCACGAGGCCCGTTCGGTGCCGGTGCCGGGGTTCCTCGTCGTCGAGCTCGCCCAGCTCTGCCAGGGCAAGGCCCGCGAGGATCTCGTGTTCGACAACGGGCGCGGTGGCTATCTCCGACGGCCGGTCTCGTGGTCGGGATGGTTCGCGGGTGCTGTCGACCGCTCGGGCGTCCCGAGGGTGACGATCCACGACCTCCGGCACACCGCGGCGAGTCTCGCGGTGTCGGCCGGCGTGAACATCAAGGCGCTACAGCGGATGCTCGGCCACGCCTCGGCGGCGATGACTCTCGACACCTACGCCGACCTGTTCGACGAGGATCTCGATGCCGTCGCGCTCGCGCTCGATGCGGCCCGATCGGCGTCGAGTGTGCCCAAAGTGTGCCCAGACGAGGTCCAGGGCGAACGCGGCCAGGCATGA
- a CDS encoding NAD(P)H-quinone oxidoreductase, with amino-acid sequence MRAIAGTDELSVITLPDPEPAPTEVVIDVVAAGVNRADLLQRAGNYPPPPGAVDTLGLEVSGRISAVGSHVSNWSIGEEVCALLAGGGYAEKVAVPAVQVLPKPLGVDLTSAAALPEVACTVASNLFDTAHLANGEMLLVHGGSSGIGTHATQVAHALGMRVAVTARTADKLARCQDLGADILINYSTDDFVEVVRDSGGADVILDIMGAAYLERNVKALRTGGRLVIIGMQGGIKGELPIGTLLSKRATVHGTMLRSRPVEGIGSKAEVVATTRRITWPLIDDGTVRPIIESTFPLADVEAAHAHLDSGDAIGKVLLTME; translated from the coding sequence GTGCGCGCCATAGCCGGAACCGACGAGCTTTCCGTGATCACCTTGCCCGACCCGGAGCCCGCGCCGACCGAAGTCGTCATCGACGTCGTCGCGGCGGGTGTCAACCGGGCCGACCTGCTGCAGCGGGCGGGCAACTATCCGCCACCGCCTGGCGCGGTGGACACGCTCGGACTCGAGGTGTCGGGACGGATCTCGGCGGTGGGCAGCCACGTCTCGAACTGGTCGATCGGTGAGGAGGTGTGCGCCCTGCTGGCCGGTGGCGGCTACGCGGAGAAGGTGGCCGTCCCGGCCGTGCAGGTGTTACCGAAGCCGCTCGGGGTCGACCTCACGTCCGCTGCCGCCTTGCCGGAGGTCGCGTGCACCGTCGCATCGAATCTGTTCGACACCGCGCACCTGGCCAACGGGGAGATGCTGCTGGTGCACGGCGGGTCGAGTGGCATCGGCACCCACGCGACGCAGGTCGCCCACGCGCTCGGGATGCGGGTCGCGGTCACCGCCCGCACCGCCGACAAACTCGCCCGCTGCCAGGACCTCGGCGCCGACATCCTGATCAACTACTCGACCGACGACTTCGTCGAGGTGGTCCGTGACAGCGGTGGCGCCGACGTGATCCTCGACATCATGGGTGCGGCCTACCTCGAACGCAACGTCAAGGCGTTGCGGACGGGCGGCCGGCTCGTGATCATCGGCATGCAGGGCGGAATCAAGGGCGAGTTGCCGATCGGCACCCTGCTGTCCAAACGCGCCACGGTCCACGGCACCATGCTGCGCTCCCGACCGGTCGAGGGCATCGGTTCCAAGGCGGAGGTGGTCGCGACGACCCGCCGGATCACGTGGCCGCTGATCGACGACGGGACGGTACGTCCGATCATCGAGTCGACCTTCCCCCTTGCCGACGTGGAGGCCGCCCATGCGCACCTCGACAGCGGCGACGCGATCGGCAAGGTACTGCTCACGATGGAGTGA
- a CDS encoding MarR family transcriptional regulator has protein sequence MKGGWGLLAEINAAMSAEGMSQADLRVLEALGDSRTRGISELAADVHMTVSTVSRQTARLIADGLIERVECGTDARHRYVRITEWGLQARDRHVSVRNNLIRRLVVDKVTADEYQTLGEVFRKIGSGLADHPE, from the coding sequence GTGAAGGGGGGCTGGGGTCTGCTCGCCGAGATCAACGCGGCGATGTCGGCCGAGGGGATGTCCCAGGCCGATCTGCGTGTGCTCGAGGCACTCGGCGACTCCCGCACGCGTGGGATCAGCGAGCTCGCCGCTGACGTCCATATGACTGTGAGCACGGTGTCGCGACAGACTGCGCGGCTGATCGCCGACGGGTTGATCGAGAGGGTCGAATGCGGCACCGACGCCCGCCATCGCTACGTGCGCATCACCGAATGGGGACTGCAGGCGCGGGACAGGCACGTGTCGGTGCGGAACAACCTGATCCGGCGCCTGGTGGTCGACAAGGTGACGGCCGACGAGTACCAGACACTCGGTGAGGTGTTCCGCAAGATCGGCAGTGGATTGGCCGACCACCCGGAGTGA
- a CDS encoding phage tail tape measure protein codes for MAQKVADLYADLSIRGDDFDDRLTASKRSLDQLGKAADSSSEQVRQSAVKSANAYERVRTETEKAASAARTAGQKAADAAEREKIAVDRLAQAQKKYGDSSAESVRAQQRVTEAHRDTERATKAAEKAADQHTVTLKRASTAATQAAQDMRRANQQIDTATPDGSKLDGFMSKLGSLGEKGSEVGGNFGGSFMAGFAPKIASLGSKGGPIGAAVAGVAVVGLAAGALLAKSIADGMDREQMQDTIQGQLGVDEATASKMGAAASEAYMSAFGESVQGNMESLRGLFDFGLIDTSATQEDMEALIAKVEALNTALGSDTTDTLRGVSGLVRSGLVANIDEAADLIVKARQNGLNAQGDLLDSLSEYSAGWKNTGLSAKTALALVDQSQTLGVDNTDRAADALREFGRRVTEEGGTIVDALNGIGLNGQQMYDAFKEGGPAAEQAFDQAFDKIRSIEDPVKRNQAAMALLGDTAGDFIGAFTQWDPSKAVNDFGEVAGAADNASKVMNDNAASSIESLRRTIGESTGEVKKAMAEALGPTVQDMANGLIANKDEITAFFADVVSAALTFGIAMGNTAAGFLHVWGSTAGELGKLLGQMVSGIGSATSFIGGIISKIPSLGSVGNAIKSAGDAAKSMGTDMQGMGDAAHGAANFIADELVPGMAGARDRVNEAGDAARNSAGAMDTLRNSVVQIPDAKTIIISDNSPETRKKLEDLGFIVTTLPDGTVKVVANTDEAKARLADITKTETKTVKIFYDDPDGPNYRTPQQRAINRTAIQADGGVRQYASGGIDGALPDQAVIQPARGPRGLIQWAETAAGPWEAYIPGAASKRPRATSILSEVAGRFGFKLYRAMADGGISTPGLTTTDQQSMWDAIHGKFPAAQMTSGTRTEQTEGHADYHNAGKAIDISGGDMGAIATWIAQNYPDSLELIHSPFGHNIKDGKNVGDGIAFYGADQMAAHADHVHWALGHTATKAAVAQAKRYDPSKLTSKQRNIDEIVAEGQRRGKSEKEIRSAVMAALAESNAEDLDHGDRDSVGAFQQRPSQGWGNAQELQDTTIAAGKYYDALDKVQGKDSMTEAQMAQAVQRSAFSDGSNYQAKAAEADKELAASIGRLAAGSDGPADGTAPAGVQQVYVTNWPSGMTATTATPTAPAPKAAVTPKADGEQFVITTPTMNGRAPIVRTFANGGLEDHSAQIVRPGDYRVWGEPESGGESYIPHSPSKRARSLGIWAKTGRILGVKGFARGGFGGYTADTSDAAAPKNLYDLLSLGVGSGLMVANTAAPYVTSAQSGNWTLGDLAPNVNTGANDIPGVSAAVRQQTEVLNDILTAIKQGKNITVKIQGDPNGSAGFNFTRAGM; via the coding sequence ATGGCACAGAAGGTTGCAGACCTCTACGCCGACCTGTCGATCCGCGGAGATGACTTCGACGATCGACTCACGGCGTCGAAGCGAAGCCTCGACCAACTCGGCAAGGCCGCCGACAGCTCGTCCGAGCAAGTTCGGCAGTCGGCCGTGAAATCGGCGAATGCCTACGAGCGGGTGCGGACCGAGACCGAGAAGGCGGCCAGCGCGGCGCGCACCGCGGGGCAGAAAGCCGCCGATGCCGCCGAACGCGAGAAGATCGCTGTCGATCGACTTGCCCAGGCCCAGAAGAAGTACGGCGATTCGTCCGCTGAGTCCGTCCGTGCGCAGCAAAGAGTGACCGAGGCACACCGGGACACCGAGAGGGCCACAAAAGCCGCCGAGAAGGCCGCAGACCAGCACACAGTGACCCTCAAGCGCGCGTCCACCGCCGCGACGCAGGCCGCCCAGGACATGCGCCGCGCGAACCAGCAGATCGATACCGCGACACCGGACGGCAGCAAACTCGACGGCTTCATGAGCAAGCTGGGGTCGCTGGGCGAGAAGGGGTCGGAGGTCGGCGGCAACTTCGGTGGGTCGTTCATGGCCGGGTTCGCGCCGAAGATCGCGAGCCTCGGATCGAAGGGCGGCCCGATCGGTGCCGCGGTCGCCGGTGTCGCGGTCGTCGGCCTGGCGGCTGGCGCGTTGCTGGCGAAGTCGATCGCCGACGGCATGGACCGCGAGCAGATGCAGGACACCATCCAGGGTCAGCTCGGTGTCGACGAAGCGACCGCGAGCAAGATGGGCGCCGCAGCGTCCGAGGCGTACATGTCGGCATTCGGGGAATCGGTGCAGGGCAACATGGAATCGCTGCGCGGCCTGTTCGACTTCGGCCTCATCGACACCTCGGCCACCCAGGAGGACATGGAGGCGCTCATCGCGAAGGTCGAGGCGCTCAACACCGCACTCGGCAGCGACACCACCGACACCCTGCGCGGCGTATCCGGGCTGGTGCGTAGCGGTCTGGTCGCCAACATCGACGAGGCTGCAGACCTCATCGTGAAGGCCCGCCAGAACGGACTCAACGCCCAGGGCGACCTGCTCGACTCGCTCTCGGAGTACTCGGCGGGATGGAAGAACACCGGGCTGTCGGCCAAGACCGCGCTCGCGCTGGTCGACCAGTCCCAGACGCTCGGCGTCGACAACACCGACCGGGCCGCAGATGCGCTGCGTGAATTCGGCCGGCGCGTCACCGAGGAGGGCGGCACGATCGTCGACGCGCTCAACGGGATCGGTCTCAACGGACAGCAGATGTACGACGCATTCAAGGAGGGCGGTCCGGCCGCCGAGCAGGCGTTCGACCAAGCCTTCGACAAGATCCGGTCCATCGAGGATCCGGTGAAGCGCAACCAGGCCGCGATGGCCCTGCTCGGTGACACCGCGGGTGACTTCATCGGCGCGTTCACCCAGTGGGACCCGTCCAAGGCGGTCAACGACTTCGGCGAGGTGGCCGGCGCCGCCGACAACGCGTCGAAGGTGATGAACGACAACGCAGCATCGTCGATCGAGAGCCTGCGACGAACCATCGGCGAGTCGACCGGCGAAGTGAAAAAGGCCATGGCCGAGGCCCTCGGCCCGACGGTCCAGGACATGGCGAACGGGCTGATCGCCAACAAGGACGAGATCACCGCGTTCTTCGCTGACGTCGTCTCGGCCGCACTGACCTTCGGTATCGCGATGGGCAACACCGCGGCCGGATTCCTGCACGTGTGGGGATCGACCGCGGGCGAGCTCGGCAAGTTGCTCGGCCAGATGGTGTCGGGGATCGGTAGCGCAACATCGTTCATCGGTGGAATTATCTCGAAGATCCCCAGCCTCGGTAGCGTCGGCAACGCGATCAAGTCAGCGGGTGACGCCGCGAAGTCGATGGGCACCGACATGCAGGGGATGGGCGACGCCGCGCACGGTGCCGCGAACTTCATCGCCGACGAGCTGGTCCCCGGTATGGCCGGTGCCCGCGACCGCGTCAACGAGGCCGGTGACGCGGCCCGCAACTCGGCCGGCGCGATGGACACGCTCCGCAACTCCGTCGTCCAGATCCCGGACGCGAAGACCATCATCATCTCCGACAACAGCCCCGAGACGCGCAAGAAGCTCGAGGACCTCGGGTTCATCGTCACCACGCTGCCCGATGGCACGGTGAAGGTCGTCGCCAACACCGACGAGGCCAAGGCCCGTCTCGCCGACATCACGAAGACCGAGACGAAAACGGTCAAGATCTTCTACGACGACCCCGACGGACCGAACTACCGGACGCCACAGCAGCGCGCGATCAATCGCACCGCGATACAGGCCGACGGCGGCGTCCGCCAATACGCATCAGGCGGCATCGACGGCGCTCTCCCCGACCAGGCTGTCATCCAGCCCGCACGCGGACCTCGGGGGCTCATTCAGTGGGCAGAAACCGCCGCAGGACCATGGGAGGCATACATTCCCGGGGCTGCATCGAAACGACCACGCGCCACATCGATCCTGTCGGAGGTCGCCGGTAGGTTCGGGTTCAAGCTCTACCGCGCCATGGCCGACGGCGGTATCAGCACCCCGGGCCTCACGACCACCGATCAGCAGTCGATGTGGGACGCGATCCACGGCAAGTTCCCTGCCGCACAGATGACCTCAGGGACTCGCACCGAGCAGACCGAGGGCCACGCGGACTATCACAACGCCGGCAAGGCCATCGACATCTCAGGCGGCGATATGGGCGCCATCGCAACCTGGATCGCCCAGAACTACCCCGACAGCCTCGAGCTGATCCACTCACCGTTCGGCCACAACATCAAGGACGGCAAGAACGTCGGCGACGGCATCGCGTTCTACGGCGCCGACCAGATGGCCGCCCACGCCGACCACGTCCACTGGGCCCTCGGCCACACCGCCACGAAGGCCGCCGTCGCCCAGGCCAAACGCTACGACCCCTCGAAACTCACATCGAAGCAACGCAACATCGACGAGATCGTCGCCGAGGGCCAACGCCGCGGCAAGTCCGAGAAGGAAATCCGTTCCGCAGTCATGGCCGCCCTCGCCGAATCCAACGCCGAGGACCTCGACCACGGCGACCGTGACAGCGTCGGAGCCTTCCAGCAACGCCCCTCGCAGGGGTGGGGCAACGCCCAGGAACTCCAAGACACCACGATCGCGGCCGGCAAGTACTACGACGCCCTCGACAAGGTGCAGGGCAAAGACTCAATGACCGAGGCGCAGATGGCCCAAGCGGTGCAGCGCTCAGCGTTCTCCGACGGCTCGAACTACCAGGCCAAGGCCGCCGAGGCCGACAAGGAACTCGCCGCATCGATCGGACGGCTGGCCGCGGGCAGCGACGGCCCGGCCGACGGCACCGCCCCCGCCGGTGTCCAGCAGGTCTACGTCACGAACTGGCCCAGTGGCATGACCGCCACCACCGCCACGCCGACCGCGCCGGCACCGAAGGCCGCGGTGACCCCGAAGGCCGACGGCGAGCAGTTCGTCATCACCACCCCCACGATGAACGGTCGAGCACCGATCGTCCGGACATTCGCCAACGGCGGCCTCGAGGACCACTCGGCGCAGATCGTCCGCCCAGGCGACTACCGCGTGTGGGGCGAACCCGAATCCGGCGGCGAGAGCTACATTCCGCACTCGCCCAGCAAACGCGCTCGCTCGCTGGGGATCTGGGCGAAGACAGGCCGCATCCTCGGCGTGAAGGGATTCGCCCGAGGAGGCTTCGGTGGCTATACGGCAGACACGAGCGATGCCGCGGCACCGAAGAACCTCTACGACCTGCTGTCGCTGGGAGTCGGTAGTGGCCTGATGGTCGCCAACACCGCCGCCCCCTACGTCACCTCCGCACAGTCGGGCAACTGGACCCTCGGCGACCTGGCACCCAACGTGAACACCGGCGCCAACGACATCCCCGGTGTCAGCGCCGCAGTCCGCCAACAGACCGAGGTACTCAACGACATCCTCACCGCGATCAAGCAGGGCAAAAACATCACCGTCAAGATCCAGGGCGACCCGAACGGGTCGGCCGGCTTCAACTTCACGAGAGCAGGTATGTGA
- a CDS encoding helix-turn-helix domain-containing protein, producing MAEQRPTIPCGRYDWERMIREERMDRSTKLVALVFASFANVKGEGIFPGNDQLAYAACMSLATLKRNRDALVRTGWLTKVKHGNRHRGLSDEWRLSMPDLLEHREDWASA from the coding sequence ATGGCCGAGCAACGGCCCACGATTCCCTGCGGACGGTATGACTGGGAGCGGATGATCCGTGAGGAGCGGATGGATCGATCGACCAAGCTCGTGGCCCTCGTGTTCGCCTCGTTCGCGAACGTGAAGGGTGAAGGCATCTTCCCCGGCAATGACCAGTTGGCCTACGCGGCCTGCATGAGCCTGGCGACGCTGAAGCGCAATCGTGACGCCTTGGTGCGGACGGGGTGGCTCACGAAGGTCAAGCACGGCAACCGCCACCGCGGACTCTCCGACGAGTGGCGGTTGTCCATGCCGGATCTGCTTGAGCACCGGGAGGATTGGGCCTCAGCATGA
- a CDS encoding helix-turn-helix transcriptional regulator, with protein MATRRVEIGPVGRTVAANVTRYRKRQGFTMRDLAEDLAQRRWPISASAISQIENGARRVDVDDLFALAIALDIPRTYC; from the coding sequence ATGGCGACGAGACGAGTGGAGATTGGCCCGGTTGGGCGCACGGTGGCGGCCAACGTCACGCGCTACCGCAAGCGTCAGGGATTCACGATGCGAGACCTAGCGGAGGATCTCGCGCAGCGCCGATGGCCGATCTCAGCTTCGGCGATCTCCCAGATTGAGAACGGCGCTCGACGCGTCGATGTCGATGACCTCTTCGCTCTCGCGATCGCACTCGACATCCCCCGAACCTATTGCTGA
- a CDS encoding helix-turn-helix domain-containing protein → MDRAIDNLATAEEVAEYLRTSKAQLAQDRYRGIGPKFVKHGRRVLYRWTDVYAWTEANTMQRTDERAVPA, encoded by the coding sequence ATGGATCGCGCCATCGACAATCTCGCGACCGCCGAAGAGGTGGCCGAGTACCTGCGCACGAGCAAAGCGCAGCTGGCCCAGGACCGCTACCGCGGAATCGGTCCGAAGTTCGTCAAGCACGGCCGGCGGGTGCTCTACCGCTGGACCGACGTCTACGCGTGGACCGAAGCGAACACCATGCAGCGCACCGACGAGCGTGCGGTGCCGGCGTGA
- a CDS encoding phage major capsid protein, with translation MSTRLKALREAAEGAAKAARDIAEKAESESREMTDAEKVAFNAELTKGKDLVEKVKAARADDDLTREVLDMADAIGPAGPSDELARKSGRLPLTGDGVKSLARNLTRASYDTERKALVSSGARITSLPLRSGVVEMGKLPQSILDVIDSEVTQPQFSFLRQTVRTNNAAPVAEGATKPTSIYSIETVDSKLTVIAHVSEQIPEYTLKDNRNLEQFMEVEMLYGLRNAIETQVLSGNGTEPNMRGILNTSGIQVQAFATDKLTTFRKAITKIETTGYTASSLVVRPEDWEAIELLTATSGATDVQGLPVNTAARRLWGVQAVVSNALPEDTALLLDQTALALTGDAQYELKWTDAISDDFLKNYVRARLEGRYGLAVYKPMGIVRVDTAAS, from the coding sequence ATGAGCACACGACTGAAGGCGTTGCGTGAAGCCGCCGAGGGCGCCGCGAAGGCCGCCCGGGACATCGCGGAGAAGGCCGAATCCGAGAGCCGAGAGATGACGGACGCGGAGAAGGTCGCTTTCAACGCCGAGCTCACCAAGGGCAAGGATCTTGTCGAAAAGGTGAAGGCGGCACGCGCAGACGATGATCTGACCCGAGAAGTGTTGGACATGGCGGACGCAATCGGCCCCGCTGGCCCCAGCGACGAGCTCGCTCGCAAGTCCGGCCGACTCCCGCTCACCGGCGACGGCGTGAAGTCGCTCGCGCGCAACCTCACCCGCGCCTCGTACGACACCGAGCGCAAGGCCCTGGTGTCCAGTGGTGCCCGCATCACATCACTCCCGCTGCGGTCCGGGGTCGTCGAGATGGGCAAACTCCCGCAATCGATCCTCGATGTGATCGACTCCGAGGTGACACAGCCGCAGTTCTCGTTCCTGCGTCAGACCGTGCGGACGAACAACGCTGCACCCGTGGCCGAGGGCGCCACCAAGCCGACGTCGATCTACTCGATCGAGACCGTCGACAGCAAGCTGACCGTCATCGCGCACGTGTCTGAGCAGATCCCTGAGTACACGCTCAAGGACAACCGGAACCTCGAGCAGTTCATGGAAGTCGAGATGCTCTACGGACTGCGCAACGCGATCGAGACTCAGGTACTCAGCGGCAACGGGACTGAGCCGAACATGCGCGGCATCCTCAACACGTCGGGCATCCAGGTCCAGGCGTTCGCCACCGACAAGCTGACCACGTTCCGCAAAGCCATCACGAAGATCGAGACCACGGGCTACACCGCCTCGTCGCTCGTCGTCCGGCCCGAAGACTGGGAAGCGATCGAGTTACTCACCGCGACCAGCGGGGCCACCGATGTGCAAGGGCTACCCGTCAACACTGCCGCGCGCCGGCTCTGGGGAGTACAAGCCGTCGTGTCCAACGCGCTGCCCGAGGACACCGCGCTCCTGCTCGACCAGACCGCGCTGGCCCTCACAGGTGATGCGCAGTACGAGCTGAAATGGACCGACGCGATCTCGGACGACTTCTTGAAAAACTACGTCCGCGCGAGGCTCGAGGGCCGCTACGGCCTGGCTGTCTACAAGCCGATGGGGATCGTCCGGGTAGACACCGCCGCCTCCTGA
- a CDS encoding MarR family winged helix-turn-helix transcriptional regulator: MPVPEGLSEEQYRVWLTVLVGSMLLINHLDERLSAEHGISHAEYRTMVSIARQGPHRMSELAQAGIVSRSGISRLVGRLVASGYVEQFAEGSDGRSRLVRLTDAGRDLVAAASADHAARIRRHFFDLIDQEEARALESVFGKVDASLTGPLQ; the protein is encoded by the coding sequence ATGCCCGTACCGGAGGGGTTGTCCGAGGAGCAGTACCGCGTCTGGCTGACCGTGTTGGTCGGGTCGATGCTGCTGATCAATCACCTCGACGAGCGGCTGAGCGCGGAGCACGGGATCAGCCACGCGGAGTACCGGACGATGGTGTCGATCGCCAGGCAGGGCCCGCATCGGATGTCGGAGCTGGCACAGGCAGGCATCGTGTCGCGCAGCGGCATCAGCCGGTTGGTCGGCCGACTGGTGGCATCGGGATACGTCGAACAGTTCGCCGAGGGCTCCGACGGACGCAGTCGGTTGGTCCGACTGACCGACGCAGGCCGCGACCTGGTCGCAGCCGCTTCCGCCGATCACGCCGCACGAATCCGCAGGCACTTCTTCGATCTGATCGACCAGGAAGAGGCGCGTGCGCTCGAGTCGGTCTTCGGAAAGGTCGATGCGAGCCTGACCGGGCCACTCCAGTAA